The following are encoded in a window of Panicum virgatum strain AP13 chromosome 5N, P.virgatum_v5, whole genome shotgun sequence genomic DNA:
- the LOC120675775 gene encoding uncharacterized protein At4g15970-like, which yields MGLGLGGKEACQHVVSFLIGATLTTALLVFLGSDRLGVGLSTISSSWGSTRTQLPALAGTGSPPAQVANNTPAPAAGGAAAPTAATHGQESEFAGLAELLPKVATDDGTVIITSVNEAFARPNSLLDLFRESFRAGEGIEHLLDHVLVVAVDDMAFAHCTAMHPHCYLLQVQSNMNLSSAKAFMSEAYVELVWTKLSLQQRVLELGYSFLFTDVDIVWLRNPFWHISVFADMTTSSDVFRGDAGSLDNLPNTGFYYVRATDRAVEMLRRWRAARARFPPNHEQAIFNEIKGELAGDLGVRIRFLDTARFGGFCQIYHSDMGGACTMHANCCFGLSNKLHDLRDVLGQWRNYTGLTPEEKKTRKFTWKNPAKCGTPDKKDWSIDP from the exons ATGGGGTTGGGGCTCGGGGGCAAGGAGGCCTGCCAGCATGTGGTGTCCTTCCTCATCGGCGCGACACTGACCACCgccctcctcgtcttcctcgggTCCGACCGGCTCGGCGTGGGCTTGTCCACCATCTCCAGCAGCTGGGGGAGTACTCGGACCCAGCTGCCGGCCCTGGCTGGCACTGGCAGCCCGCCGGCTCAGGTGGCCAATAAcactccagcaccagcagccggcggcgctgctgctccaACTGCTGCTACCCACGGTCAGGAG TCCGAATTTGCAGGTTTGGCTGAGCTGCTGCCCAAGGTCGCCACCGACGACGGGACGGTGATCATCACGTCGGTGAACGAAGCGTTCGCGCGGCCCAACTCGCTGCTCGACCTCTTCCGCGAGAGCTTCCGGGCCGGCGAGGGGATCGAGCACCTCCtcgaccacgtcctcgtcgtcgccgtcgacgacaTGGCGTTCGCGCACTGCACGGCCATGCACCCCCACTGCTACCTCCTCCAAGTCCAGTCCAATATGAACCTGAGCTCCGCCAAGGCGTTCATGAGCGAGGCCTACGTGGAGCTGGTCTGGACCAAGCTCTCGCTGCAGCAGCGCGTCCTCGAGCTCGGCTACAGCTTCCTCTTCACG GACGTGGACATCGTGTGGCTCCGCAACCCGTTCTGGCACATCAGCGTGTTCGCGGACATGACGACGTCAAGCGACGTCTTCCGCGGCGACGCCGGCAGCCTCGACAACCTGCCCAACACCGGGTTCTACTACGTCCGGGCGACGGACCGGGCCGTCGAGatgctgcggcggtggcgggcggcgcgggcgaggttCCCGCCGAACCACGAGCAGGCCATCTTCAACGAGATCAagggcgagctcgccggcgacctcggGGTGCGCATCCGGTTCCTCGACACGGCGCGCTTCGGCGGCTTCTGCCAGATCTACCACAGCGACATGGGCGGGGCGTGCACGATGCACGCCAACTGCTGCTTCGGGCTCAGCAACAAGCTCCACGACCTGAGGGATGTGCTCGGGCAGTGGAGGAACTACACCGGCCTGACGCCGGAGGAGAAGAAGACCCGCAAGTTCACGTGGAAGAATCCCGCCAAGTGCGGTACGCCGGACAAAAAGGACTGGTCGATAGATCCGTGA